DNA sequence from the Pichia kudriavzevii chromosome 4, complete sequence genome:
TACTCTTTCtgagaaaatcaatttcaaggATGCACTTAACGAATTGCATCGGAAGAAACGGGAACTGGAATTGAAACAAGAGACGGAGATTTTGAGTGGCGGCTATTCGTTCTACagcaacaataataatagtgCACCAGAGATCCAttcaacttttgaaaataaagctTTATCTCCATGGTGTAGTCCATGCTCAGATCACCAAATAGAGCACTTAACCGATAATGAAGCTTTACCTCTACTTAGTAAACCGGCTTCATCATATGGTCTATCAACATTCCAGAGCAGCTCTCTTCCTAAAAATAGAAAGAGTTGTATAGAGTTGAGAAGTCACAatatcaattcttcaacgtCTTACAATACAGAGACCATTGACATTGAGCTAAATGAGGCAGAAATATATAGAGAGAATGCTCCCATTATTCCAGCtaattttttatcttcGCCTTCTGCTGGCGTTGACCAGATTGATAACGAGAATGACTTACTTGATGCACGACACAAAAATATATCAGAACCCCACGTTTCTTCAGGAACGGCTactaaaacaaaaaaattatcTGCTATTCTTGCAAAACTAAATTCCAAGAGTGGAGAGAATAAGCTCAATAGCTCGAAGAAATGGACAAGTTCTATTAATCAGAAACTTCTTTGTAGAAGTGGCTCCACAGCGACATCGTCTGCACTatatgatgatttggaagaTTATTgggttttgaaaaattcttACTCTAGGATAGAATTCGGTAGACCAAAATTGGGACTATATTATTACAGTTGGTGTATTGGGTCTTCATGTAACGGCCCGCTAGTCAGCTTACAAAGTGGAGAGTCGGTCTGTTATAACATCAAAGATGATCCACAATCTGCATACAATGATCAACTCAATGAACTATACTCCAATGCTACTTTTCTTGCCAATAAGAAGGCAAGACTGAATGAAAAAGGCGGCAAGCCAGATGAGGAGATTCTTATTATTGGTGCTGGCCCTAATGGTTTGGTTGATAATGTCAGGCTCTGGGCCAATGATTGTGGATTTAGTTATCACGAAGAAAGCTTCAGTGTTTAAGAAGCCATGTGCatggtttttttctttttctttttctttttttttttcttttttttcttttttttcttttttttttttttgaagaaaggGGAGCAGATTTTTTGCTGTTACTGCTATCTTTATTAAACCGATCCTATGCTTTTCCGATCAATCAAAGAATACTTAGACGGTTTTATACCAGCTGTACAATCACATTGCTTTTCAAGAACAATTCATACATTTGAATTGACAGAAACGGTATAGGAAGCCTGGAGATCTGCAAATCTCATATTCTTTATATccttaaaaaaaagttaaatAGAAGTAATAATACATAAACATAGGTTTAGTTTTAGGAAACTTGTGGCTAGCTTTGATAgacttgtttttttgtctGCAAATTGTTGGAGAAAGTAATACGTACGCTTGATTCTGCATTATGGATATATATCATAGtcatgttgaagaaaataagatTTCTAAAAAGTCAActccaaaattgaatggATTAACCAGGGATCAATCTGCACAATTGCATGGCTCATTTAAAAAATCCAAGACAGAGTTGCTACTTACAGAAACATTGTTACCTAACAATAACGCTACTTATGGACCAGTAATTGATCGTTATTTACCTGTACAGCAAACAGACCCAGACATGAAATTTTATCATCACCATGATAATCTTTTGACCAAGAGTGCAGTCAGTAATGAATATAACATTGATATTGATCCAGCAAGTAGTCTTATAGCAAGGATAGCATCGAATATCCCGTTACCAATCACAGATCATGTTCAAGTTAGTCCAGAAAGAATGGTTGACCCAAGGGTCCATACAAGCATTTCGGGGAATAGCTCTGGAGGAAGAAACGTTAGAAACAAACTATCTTTGCAGGTAAATAATCAAACAAGTATTGCTAGTGCTCTAGGATTTACCAGTCAGAGGATATATCATTTTAAGCCGTCAAAGAGTCCTAAAAAACTGAAATGTTTGTACAActtgtttgaaattttttccttgagtGGTGTTTCTAGGAATGAGAGCAACGCATCTACTGTTTTCGAAACTGTCTCTGAAATTGCCTTTAAAGTACTAGATGCACCGGGACTACGAAATGATTATTACTCTAATTTAGTATGCTGGGCAAATAAAACAGATATGATTGCTGTTGGGCTTGGCTCAATTGTTTATTGTTGGAGTGAGAAGAAGGGCACAACCGCACTCCAATCTTTTGGATCTGAAACCATCTCTGCTCTGTCATACAGCTCCGATGATTTTTTAGCTGTAGGGACTCAAAGTTCAAAAGTCTATTTATATGGTCCCGGTTCCGTCGATCTGCTTGAATTGTTTGAGCTCAACTCAAGCG
Encoded proteins:
- a CDS encoding uncharacterized protein (PKUD0D05770; similar to Saccharomyces cerevisiae YGR225W (AMA1); ancestral locus Anc_5.104), producing the protein MDIYHSHVEENKISKKSTPKLNGLTRDQSAQLHGSFKKSKTELLLTETLLPNNNATYGPVIDRYLPVQQTDPDMKFYHHHDNLLTKSAVSNEYNIDIDPASSLIARIASNIPLPITDHVQVSPERMVDPRVHTSISGNSSGGRNVRNKLSLQVNNQTSIASALGFTSQRIYHFKPSKSPKKLKCLYNLFEIFSLSGVSRNESNASTVFETVSEIAFKVLDAPGLRNDYYSNLVCWANKTDMIAVGLGSIVYCWSEKKGTTALQSFGSETISALSYSSDDFLAVGTQSSKVYLYGPGSVDLLELFELNSSASICSIKWMPKSKYLLIGNDIGEVTLLRLIIKEGTHREDSPGHINYPSYSLRCVVTFKCDLQQVCGIDINPSGKQLAIGVNSNCSSIWDISNLSAPKKLFHLKHEAAVKAVAFCPWMPNLLATGGGSKDKNIRFWHSTSGTLVSKHQMKGQITAIVWSRSKREILITFGFGESAEKNNILAVYDYPSMKMKKVVNAPPDMRILTADISNDFTSVCASISDQSVRIYNVWSSKYDIRSGFNHDSLYGSDIIDSEEGIDKSLGLIR